From Erigeron canadensis isolate Cc75 chromosome 8, C_canadensis_v1, whole genome shotgun sequence, one genomic window encodes:
- the LOC122579827 gene encoding transcription factor RAX3 — MGRAPCCDKANVKRGPWSPEEDAKLKSYIEEHGTGGNWIALPHKIGLKRCGKSCRLRWLNYLRPNIKHGSFSEEEDHIICTLYLSIGSRWSIIAAQLPGRTDNDIKNYWNTRLKKKLMGKQRKDQQSSKRGGGQMKQAEMKREVLEDLKEPSLCMSMNFYQSYWPTEFPLILPNPNHQELIHIKNNQDPTFINQYPFENQPQLFDPNVDNNKPISTTPYHPQLPNTPYFENGDGINHFQDFNNNNYSFGINEFVYNNTTQLEHFDGLVGGLDNLINRSNCISSSTESTTTSWGHDPLIACPPPPPTMTYEDCRRGLLQSCPPEQPNQLQ; from the exons atggGAAGAGCTCCTTGTTGTGATAAAGCCAATGTCAAAAGAGGACCATGGTCACCTGAAGAAGATGCCAAACTTAAGTCTTATATCGAAGAACATGGCACCGGAGGAAACTGGATCGCCTTACCTCATAAAATCG GCCTTAAAAGATGTGGAAAGAGTTGCCGTCTTCGATGGTTAAACTATCTTCGCCCAAACATCAAGCATGGTTCTTTCTCTGAAGAAGAAGACCATATCATTTGCACCCTCTATCTCAGTATCGGTAGCCG GTGGTCTATAATAGCTGCACAATTACCGGGAAGAACTGATAACGATATCAAGAACTATTGGAACACAAGGCTAAAGAAAAAACTCATGGGAAAACAGCGTAAAGATCAACAATCGTCGAAGAGAGGTGGTGGCCAAATGAAGCAAGCAGAAATGAAAAGGGAAGTTCTTGAAGATTTAAAGGAACCATCTTTATGTATGAGCATGAACTTTTATCAATCTTATTGGCCTACAGAATTCCCATTAATACTCCCAAACCCTAATCATCAAGAACTTATTCATATCAAAAACAACCAAGATCCCACTTTTATCAATCAATACCCTTTTGAGAACCAACCCCAACTGTTTGATCCAAACGTCGACAACAACAAACCTATATCGACTACTCCATACCATCCACAGTTGCCAAACACACCCTACTTTGAAAACGGGGACGGTATTAATCACTTTCAAGACTTCAACAATAATAATTACTCATTTGGAATTAATGAATTTGTCTATAACAACACCACACAGTTGGAGCACTTTGATGGGTTAGTAGGGGGTTTGGATAACCTTATCAATAGAAGCAATTGTATTAGTTCTTCCACGGAAAGTACAACGACTAGTTGGGGTCATGATCCACTAATTGCTtgccctcctcctcctcctacgaTGACTTATGAAGACTGTCGACGTGGGCTGCTACAAAGTTGTCCTCCCGAACAGCCTAATCAGCTTCAATAA